Proteins encoded together in one Balearica regulorum gibbericeps isolate bBalReg1 chromosome 3, bBalReg1.pri, whole genome shotgun sequence window:
- the LOC104633401 gene encoding uncharacterized protein LOC104633401 isoform X4, with amino-acid sequence MIKMIKMEKKKILMKSKVAAPNLLRALHSLYQFGHLCDVTVHTQHLGIQEEFLVHKAVLAASSNYFKGLFLHDEMLDTKSCTVTLQDIYTEEFTSFLEFVYTAEVEIEAEKLQRMKEIAERLECKDLLDICEEVKAEGRKGLDLSLHLKGQLRENGGPQWTRIQQEENRKLSSSSQVVAIPMQRKLWDRQKHKKLLAGYKLIEGQPASLEPEDTAFPEPKSRTAKLPKCRKTDTRNRLGVDIVSLENENSHPLLSQAESKEACVVIGNALPEQWEDENSLISKFTSKTERRKSPRHVAKVLPRMECEKCNESFRVIKQYQSHMELKHDVNLAVKYSCTTCEQLFSTHQNLRQHHLTVHGDEWGLSCVFCDKRFKRQKDINDHIRRVHEKKRDPQACPYCDKVISSKCGLTVHMRTHTAEKPYKCERCPASFAQRSAYNSHVRKVHESGQERKLMPVYWMVVPPAHRPNATSCDGDPDRETWNGTSEAERQKRARHEEAASREEEPGDSSVNKADCSNEQEERKRKYKETEARSEKLSEEGNEDEGEMSMKGEEEVDYKAGYLEVEDSRDNEEVCTEEDDEDDEYCNEKDGEERESDEEFQIKKVNKSGVHKKSAYVITCEKCNEQFVSRKKYVDHCRDVHQCLPGKVYQCDVCSKSFASYNSWKEHRACVHTEERQFACTLCNATFKRKRDVRTHYMRKHEGRVKRPLCSVCGKILSSRTALVFHMRTHTGEKPYECGICQSRFAQPSQLKIHTRSHTGEKPYICEDCGACFADKGKLTGHKRTHTGERLFKCDVCGKHFATNEYLKCHKRCHMGAKPYKCEVCGKTFGLRASLAQHSNVHAETRPYFCEQCGKTFTQQGALRRHQRIHTGEKPYKCRACERTFTDMSTLRRHVSIHDRNAHWRSFLIDLTTKKDHNWSKIETFSDACMGEGSAPEIWSVDQENRAGNSPGRNRLNYPTGWLLRPR; translated from the exons ATGATAAAGATGATCAA gatggagaaaaagaaaattctaatgAAATCCAAGGTTGCTGCTCCTAACCTCCTGAGGGCACTGCATTCTCTGTACCAGTTCGGTCACCTCTGTGACGTGACAGTTCACACACAGCATCTCGGCATTCAGGAGGAGTTTCTGGTTCACAAAGCTGTCTTGGCAGCTTCCAGCAACTATTTCAAGGGGCTTTTCCTGCATGATGAGATGCTGGACACCAAGAGTTGCACAGTGACTCTGCAAGACATTTACACAGAAGAGTTCACCTCCTTCCTGGAGTTTGTTTACACTGCAGAAGTGGAGATTGAAGCAGAAAAACTGCAACGGATGAAAGAAATAGCCGAAAGACTCGAATGCAAGGATTTGCTTGACATTTGTGAAGAAGTGAAAGCAGAGGGCAGGAAGGGATTAGATTTGAGCCTCCATCTGAAAGGTCAGCTGCGCGAAAATGGTGGGCCACAGTGGACTCGCATCCAGCAAGAGGAGAACCGCAAACTGAGTAGCTCTTCCCAAGTTGTGGCAATACCCATGCAGAGGAAACTTTGGGATAGGCAAAAACATAAAAAGTTGCTGGCTGGCTACAAACTCATTGAAGGCCAACCAGCAAGCCTGGAGCCAGAGGACACTGCTTTTCCAGAGCCAAAGTCCAGGACGGCAAAGCTACCGAAATGTCGCAAGACAGATACCAGAAACAGACTCGGCGTGGATATTGTTAGCCTGGAAAATGAGAACAGCCATCCTCTCCTAAGTCAGGCTGAGTCAAAGGAGGCCTGTGTAGTAATTGGGAACGCGCTGCCTGAGCAGTGGGAAgatgaaaacagtttaatttcCAAATTTACCAGTAAAACGGAACGTAGGAAATCACCGCGGCACGTGGCAAAAGTCTTGCCGCGGATGGAGTGTGAGAAGTGCAACGAATCGTTCCGTGTTATCAAGCAGTACCAGTCGCACATGGAGCTCAAGCATGACGTCAACCTGGCTGTCAAGTACAGCTGTACTACGTGCGAGCAGCTCTTCTCCACTCACCAGAACCTCCGGCAGCACCACCTCACCGTTCACGGTGATGAGTGGGGCTTGTCCTGCGTCTTTTGTGACAAGAGGTTTAAGCGCCAGAAGGACATAAATGACCACATCCGCAGGGTGCATGAGAAGAAGCGGGATCCCCAGGCCTGCCCGTACTGCGACAAGGTCATCAGTTCCAAGTGCGGCCTCACGGTCCACATGCGAACGCACACCGCGGAGAAACCTTATAAATGCGAACGCTGTCCCGCCAGCTTTGCTCAGAGGTCTGCTTACAATTCTCATGTAAG aaaagtcCATGAGTCTGGGCAAGAGAGGAAACTTATGCCTGTCTATTGGATGGTAGTTCCGCCTGCACACAGACCAAATGCAACAAGCTGTGACGGAGATCCTGACAGAGAGACATGGAATGGGACATCAGAGGCTGAACGACAAAAGCGTGCGAGGCACGAAGAGGCCGCAAGTCGTGAGGAAGAACCCGGGGATTCATCTGTTAACAAAGCAGACTGTAGCAATGAGCAAGAAGAACGGAAGCGGAAATATAAGGAAACTGAAGCAAGAAGTGAAAAACTGAGTGAAGAAGGGAATGAAGATGAAGGTGAAATGAGCatgaagggagaggaggaggtagaTTACAAAGCAGGGTATTTGGAGGTGGAAGATAGTAGAGATAATGAGGAGGTCTGTACTGAGGAGGATGATGAGGATGATGAATACTGTAATGAGAAGGATGGTGAAGAACGTGAATCAGATGAAGAGTTTCAaataaagaaagtaaataaaagcgGGGTGCATAAGAAATCTGCCTATGTAATAACGTGTGAGAAGTGTAACGAGCAGTTTGTTTCCCGGAAGAAGTATGTGGATCACTGCAGAGATGTCCATCAGTGCTTGCCTGGTAAAGTCTATCAGTGTGACGTCTGCAGCAAGTCGTTTGCTAGTTACAACAGCTGGAAGGAGCATCGAGCGTGTGTCCACACTGAAGAAAGGCAGTTTGCCTGCACCCTTTGCAAtgctacttttaaaagaaagagagatgTGAGGACGCATTATATGCGGAAGCACGAAGGCAGAGTCAAACGCCCTCTCTGCTCTGTCTGCGGGAAGATCCTCAGCTCCCGAACAGCACTGGTGTTTCACATGCGGACGCATACAGGAGAAAAACCTTACGAATGTGGCATTTGTCAATCAAGATTTGCTCAGCCATCGCAACTTAAGATCCATACCAG GTCCCATACAGGGGAAAAGCCGTATATTTGTGAGGACTGTGGGGCTTGCTTTGCTGATAAAGGCAAACTCACCGGCCACAAAAGGACCCACACAG GGGAGCGCCTTTTTAAATGTGATGTGtgtggaaaacattttgctacCAACGAATATTTAAAATGCCACAAACGATGCCACATGGGCGCTAAGCCCTACAAGTGCGAGGTTTGTGGCAAGACGTTTGGACTGAGAGCCTCGCTAGCCCAGCACAGTAATGTCCACGCAG AGACCCGTCCGTATTTCTGCGAACAGTGCGGGAAAACGTTCACCCAACAGGGCGCTCTCCGTCGCCACCAGCGCATTCACACCGGGGAAAAGCCGTACAAGTGCAGAGCTTGCGAGAGAACCTTCACCGACATGTCCACCTTGCGCAGACACGTGTCG aTTCACGACCGGAATGCTCACTGGAGAAGTTTCTTAATAGATCTTACAACCAAAAAAGACCATAACTGGTCTAAAATAGAAACGTTCTCGGACGCCTGCATGGGTGAAGGCTCTGCGCCGGAAATTTGGTCGGTTGACCAAG AAAACCGCGCAGGAAACTCGCCGGGCCGGAACAGGCTAAATTATCCCACAGGTTGGTTGCTGCGGCCTCGCTAA
- the LOC104633401 gene encoding uncharacterized protein LOC104633401 isoform X3 has translation MIKMIKMEKKKILMKSKVAAPNLLRALHSLYQFGHLCDVTVHTQHLGIQEEFLVHKAVLAASSNYFKGLFLHDEMLDTKSCTVTLQDIYTEEFTSFLEFVYTAEVEIEAEKLQRMKEIAERLECKDLLDICEEVKAEGRKGLDLSLHLKGQLRENGGPQWTRIQQEENRKLSSSSQVVAIPMQRKLWDRQKHKKLLAGYKLIEGQPASLEPEDTAFPEPKSRTAKLPKCRKTDTRNRLGVDIVSLENENSHPLLSQAESKEACVVIGNALPEQWEDENSLISKFTSKTERRKSPRHVAKVLPRMECEKCNESFRVIKQYQSHMELKHDVNLAVKYSCTTCEQLFSTHQNLRQHHLTVHGDEWGLSCVFCDKRFKRQKDINDHIRRVHEKKRDPQACPYCDKVISSKCGLTVHMRTHTAEKPYKCERCPASFAQRKVHESGQERKLMPVYWMVVPPAHRPNATSCDGDPDRETWNGTSEAERQKRARHEEAASREEEPGDSSVNKADCSNEQEERKRKYKETEARSEKLSEEGNEDEGEMSMKGEEEVDYKAGYLEVEDSRDNEEVCTEEDDEDDEYCNEKDGEERESDEEFQIKKVNKSGVHKKSAYVITCEKCNEQFVSRKKYVDHCRDVHQCLPGKVYQCDVCSKSFASYNSWKEHRACVHTEERQFACTLCNATFKRKRDVRTHYMRKHEGRVKRPLCSVCGKILSSRTALVFHMRTHTGEKPYECGICQSRFAQPSQLKIHTRSHTGEKPYICEDCGACFADKGKLTGHKRTHTGERLFKCDVCGKHFATNEYLKCHKRCHMGAKPYKCEVCGKTFGLRASLAQHSNVHAETRPYFCEQCGKTFTQQGALRRHQRIHTGEKPYKCRACERTFTDMSTLRRHVSIHDRNAHWRSFLIDLTTKKDHNWSKIETFSDACMGEGSAPEIWSVDQGKLYKPESVVLNKVEHVPSSVSHAEDTDRSLLYL, from the exons ATGATAAAGATGATCAA gatggagaaaaagaaaattctaatgAAATCCAAGGTTGCTGCTCCTAACCTCCTGAGGGCACTGCATTCTCTGTACCAGTTCGGTCACCTCTGTGACGTGACAGTTCACACACAGCATCTCGGCATTCAGGAGGAGTTTCTGGTTCACAAAGCTGTCTTGGCAGCTTCCAGCAACTATTTCAAGGGGCTTTTCCTGCATGATGAGATGCTGGACACCAAGAGTTGCACAGTGACTCTGCAAGACATTTACACAGAAGAGTTCACCTCCTTCCTGGAGTTTGTTTACACTGCAGAAGTGGAGATTGAAGCAGAAAAACTGCAACGGATGAAAGAAATAGCCGAAAGACTCGAATGCAAGGATTTGCTTGACATTTGTGAAGAAGTGAAAGCAGAGGGCAGGAAGGGATTAGATTTGAGCCTCCATCTGAAAGGTCAGCTGCGCGAAAATGGTGGGCCACAGTGGACTCGCATCCAGCAAGAGGAGAACCGCAAACTGAGTAGCTCTTCCCAAGTTGTGGCAATACCCATGCAGAGGAAACTTTGGGATAGGCAAAAACATAAAAAGTTGCTGGCTGGCTACAAACTCATTGAAGGCCAACCAGCAAGCCTGGAGCCAGAGGACACTGCTTTTCCAGAGCCAAAGTCCAGGACGGCAAAGCTACCGAAATGTCGCAAGACAGATACCAGAAACAGACTCGGCGTGGATATTGTTAGCCTGGAAAATGAGAACAGCCATCCTCTCCTAAGTCAGGCTGAGTCAAAGGAGGCCTGTGTAGTAATTGGGAACGCGCTGCCTGAGCAGTGGGAAgatgaaaacagtttaatttcCAAATTTACCAGTAAAACGGAACGTAGGAAATCACCGCGGCACGTGGCAAAAGTCTTGCCGCGGATGGAGTGTGAGAAGTGCAACGAATCGTTCCGTGTTATCAAGCAGTACCAGTCGCACATGGAGCTCAAGCATGACGTCAACCTGGCTGTCAAGTACAGCTGTACTACGTGCGAGCAGCTCTTCTCCACTCACCAGAACCTCCGGCAGCACCACCTCACCGTTCACGGTGATGAGTGGGGCTTGTCCTGCGTCTTTTGTGACAAGAGGTTTAAGCGCCAGAAGGACATAAATGACCACATCCGCAGGGTGCATGAGAAGAAGCGGGATCCCCAGGCCTGCCCGTACTGCGACAAGGTCATCAGTTCCAAGTGCGGCCTCACGGTCCACATGCGAACGCACACCGCGGAGAAACCTTATAAATGCGAACGCTGTCCCGCCAGCTTTGCTCAGAG aaaagtcCATGAGTCTGGGCAAGAGAGGAAACTTATGCCTGTCTATTGGATGGTAGTTCCGCCTGCACACAGACCAAATGCAACAAGCTGTGACGGAGATCCTGACAGAGAGACATGGAATGGGACATCAGAGGCTGAACGACAAAAGCGTGCGAGGCACGAAGAGGCCGCAAGTCGTGAGGAAGAACCCGGGGATTCATCTGTTAACAAAGCAGACTGTAGCAATGAGCAAGAAGAACGGAAGCGGAAATATAAGGAAACTGAAGCAAGAAGTGAAAAACTGAGTGAAGAAGGGAATGAAGATGAAGGTGAAATGAGCatgaagggagaggaggaggtagaTTACAAAGCAGGGTATTTGGAGGTGGAAGATAGTAGAGATAATGAGGAGGTCTGTACTGAGGAGGATGATGAGGATGATGAATACTGTAATGAGAAGGATGGTGAAGAACGTGAATCAGATGAAGAGTTTCAaataaagaaagtaaataaaagcgGGGTGCATAAGAAATCTGCCTATGTAATAACGTGTGAGAAGTGTAACGAGCAGTTTGTTTCCCGGAAGAAGTATGTGGATCACTGCAGAGATGTCCATCAGTGCTTGCCTGGTAAAGTCTATCAGTGTGACGTCTGCAGCAAGTCGTTTGCTAGTTACAACAGCTGGAAGGAGCATCGAGCGTGTGTCCACACTGAAGAAAGGCAGTTTGCCTGCACCCTTTGCAAtgctacttttaaaagaaagagagatgTGAGGACGCATTATATGCGGAAGCACGAAGGCAGAGTCAAACGCCCTCTCTGCTCTGTCTGCGGGAAGATCCTCAGCTCCCGAACAGCACTGGTGTTTCACATGCGGACGCATACAGGAGAAAAACCTTACGAATGTGGCATTTGTCAATCAAGATTTGCTCAGCCATCGCAACTTAAGATCCATACCAG GTCCCATACAGGGGAAAAGCCGTATATTTGTGAGGACTGTGGGGCTTGCTTTGCTGATAAAGGCAAACTCACCGGCCACAAAAGGACCCACACAG GGGAGCGCCTTTTTAAATGTGATGTGtgtggaaaacattttgctacCAACGAATATTTAAAATGCCACAAACGATGCCACATGGGCGCTAAGCCCTACAAGTGCGAGGTTTGTGGCAAGACGTTTGGACTGAGAGCCTCGCTAGCCCAGCACAGTAATGTCCACGCAG AGACCCGTCCGTATTTCTGCGAACAGTGCGGGAAAACGTTCACCCAACAGGGCGCTCTCCGTCGCCACCAGCGCATTCACACCGGGGAAAAGCCGTACAAGTGCAGAGCTTGCGAGAGAACCTTCACCGACATGTCCACCTTGCGCAGACACGTGTCG aTTCACGACCGGAATGCTCACTGGAGAAGTTTCTTAATAGATCTTACAACCAAAAAAGACCATAACTGGTCTAAAATAGAAACGTTCTCGGACGCCTGCATGGGTGAAGGCTCTGCGCCGGAAATTTGGTCGGTTGACCAAGGTAAACTTTATAAACCAGAAAGCGTTGTCCTTAACAAAGTAGAACATGTGCCATCTAGCGTTAGTCACGCAGAAGACACCGATCGCTCCCTTCTGTACTTATAA
- the LOC104633401 gene encoding uncharacterized protein LOC104633401 isoform X1, producing MIKMIKMEKKKILMKSKVAAPNLLRALHSLYQFGHLCDVTVHTQHLGIQEEFLVHKAVLAASSNYFKGLFLHDEMLDTKSCTVTLQDIYTEEFTSFLEFVYTAEVEIEAEKLQRMKEIAERLECKDLLDICEEVKAEGRKGLDLSLHLKGQLRENGGPQWTRIQQEENRKLSSSSQVVAIPMQRKLWDRQKHKKLLAGYKLIEGQPASLEPEDTAFPEPKSRTAKLPKCRKTDTRNRLGVDIVSLENENSHPLLSQAESKEACVVIGNALPEQWEDENSLISKFTSKTERRKSPRHVAKVLPRMECEKCNESFRVIKQYQSHMELKHDVNLAVKYSCTTCEQLFSTHQNLRQHHLTVHGDEWGLSCVFCDKRFKRQKDINDHIRRVHEKKRDPQACPYCDKVISSKCGLTVHMRTHTAEKPYKCERCPASFAQRSAYNSHVRKVHESGQERKLMPVYWMVVPPAHRPNATSCDGDPDRETWNGTSEAERQKRARHEEAASREEEPGDSSVNKADCSNEQEERKRKYKETEARSEKLSEEGNEDEGEMSMKGEEEVDYKAGYLEVEDSRDNEEVCTEEDDEDDEYCNEKDGEERESDEEFQIKKVNKSGVHKKSAYVITCEKCNEQFVSRKKYVDHCRDVHQCLPGKVYQCDVCSKSFASYNSWKEHRACVHTEERQFACTLCNATFKRKRDVRTHYMRKHEGRVKRPLCSVCGKILSSRTALVFHMRTHTGEKPYECGICQSRFAQPSQLKIHTRSHTGEKPYICEDCGACFADKGKLTGHKRTHTGERLFKCDVCGKHFATNEYLKCHKRCHMGAKPYKCEVCGKTFGLRASLAQHSNVHAETRPYFCEQCGKTFTQQGALRRHQRIHTGEKPYKCRACERTFTDMSTLRRHVSIHDRNAHWRSFLIDLTTKKDHNWSKIETFSDACMGEGSAPEIWSVDQGKLYKPESVVLNKVEHVPSSVSHAEDTDRSLLYL from the exons ATGATAAAGATGATCAA gatggagaaaaagaaaattctaatgAAATCCAAGGTTGCTGCTCCTAACCTCCTGAGGGCACTGCATTCTCTGTACCAGTTCGGTCACCTCTGTGACGTGACAGTTCACACACAGCATCTCGGCATTCAGGAGGAGTTTCTGGTTCACAAAGCTGTCTTGGCAGCTTCCAGCAACTATTTCAAGGGGCTTTTCCTGCATGATGAGATGCTGGACACCAAGAGTTGCACAGTGACTCTGCAAGACATTTACACAGAAGAGTTCACCTCCTTCCTGGAGTTTGTTTACACTGCAGAAGTGGAGATTGAAGCAGAAAAACTGCAACGGATGAAAGAAATAGCCGAAAGACTCGAATGCAAGGATTTGCTTGACATTTGTGAAGAAGTGAAAGCAGAGGGCAGGAAGGGATTAGATTTGAGCCTCCATCTGAAAGGTCAGCTGCGCGAAAATGGTGGGCCACAGTGGACTCGCATCCAGCAAGAGGAGAACCGCAAACTGAGTAGCTCTTCCCAAGTTGTGGCAATACCCATGCAGAGGAAACTTTGGGATAGGCAAAAACATAAAAAGTTGCTGGCTGGCTACAAACTCATTGAAGGCCAACCAGCAAGCCTGGAGCCAGAGGACACTGCTTTTCCAGAGCCAAAGTCCAGGACGGCAAAGCTACCGAAATGTCGCAAGACAGATACCAGAAACAGACTCGGCGTGGATATTGTTAGCCTGGAAAATGAGAACAGCCATCCTCTCCTAAGTCAGGCTGAGTCAAAGGAGGCCTGTGTAGTAATTGGGAACGCGCTGCCTGAGCAGTGGGAAgatgaaaacagtttaatttcCAAATTTACCAGTAAAACGGAACGTAGGAAATCACCGCGGCACGTGGCAAAAGTCTTGCCGCGGATGGAGTGTGAGAAGTGCAACGAATCGTTCCGTGTTATCAAGCAGTACCAGTCGCACATGGAGCTCAAGCATGACGTCAACCTGGCTGTCAAGTACAGCTGTACTACGTGCGAGCAGCTCTTCTCCACTCACCAGAACCTCCGGCAGCACCACCTCACCGTTCACGGTGATGAGTGGGGCTTGTCCTGCGTCTTTTGTGACAAGAGGTTTAAGCGCCAGAAGGACATAAATGACCACATCCGCAGGGTGCATGAGAAGAAGCGGGATCCCCAGGCCTGCCCGTACTGCGACAAGGTCATCAGTTCCAAGTGCGGCCTCACGGTCCACATGCGAACGCACACCGCGGAGAAACCTTATAAATGCGAACGCTGTCCCGCCAGCTTTGCTCAGAGGTCTGCTTACAATTCTCATGTAAG aaaagtcCATGAGTCTGGGCAAGAGAGGAAACTTATGCCTGTCTATTGGATGGTAGTTCCGCCTGCACACAGACCAAATGCAACAAGCTGTGACGGAGATCCTGACAGAGAGACATGGAATGGGACATCAGAGGCTGAACGACAAAAGCGTGCGAGGCACGAAGAGGCCGCAAGTCGTGAGGAAGAACCCGGGGATTCATCTGTTAACAAAGCAGACTGTAGCAATGAGCAAGAAGAACGGAAGCGGAAATATAAGGAAACTGAAGCAAGAAGTGAAAAACTGAGTGAAGAAGGGAATGAAGATGAAGGTGAAATGAGCatgaagggagaggaggaggtagaTTACAAAGCAGGGTATTTGGAGGTGGAAGATAGTAGAGATAATGAGGAGGTCTGTACTGAGGAGGATGATGAGGATGATGAATACTGTAATGAGAAGGATGGTGAAGAACGTGAATCAGATGAAGAGTTTCAaataaagaaagtaaataaaagcgGGGTGCATAAGAAATCTGCCTATGTAATAACGTGTGAGAAGTGTAACGAGCAGTTTGTTTCCCGGAAGAAGTATGTGGATCACTGCAGAGATGTCCATCAGTGCTTGCCTGGTAAAGTCTATCAGTGTGACGTCTGCAGCAAGTCGTTTGCTAGTTACAACAGCTGGAAGGAGCATCGAGCGTGTGTCCACACTGAAGAAAGGCAGTTTGCCTGCACCCTTTGCAAtgctacttttaaaagaaagagagatgTGAGGACGCATTATATGCGGAAGCACGAAGGCAGAGTCAAACGCCCTCTCTGCTCTGTCTGCGGGAAGATCCTCAGCTCCCGAACAGCACTGGTGTTTCACATGCGGACGCATACAGGAGAAAAACCTTACGAATGTGGCATTTGTCAATCAAGATTTGCTCAGCCATCGCAACTTAAGATCCATACCAG GTCCCATACAGGGGAAAAGCCGTATATTTGTGAGGACTGTGGGGCTTGCTTTGCTGATAAAGGCAAACTCACCGGCCACAAAAGGACCCACACAG GGGAGCGCCTTTTTAAATGTGATGTGtgtggaaaacattttgctacCAACGAATATTTAAAATGCCACAAACGATGCCACATGGGCGCTAAGCCCTACAAGTGCGAGGTTTGTGGCAAGACGTTTGGACTGAGAGCCTCGCTAGCCCAGCACAGTAATGTCCACGCAG AGACCCGTCCGTATTTCTGCGAACAGTGCGGGAAAACGTTCACCCAACAGGGCGCTCTCCGTCGCCACCAGCGCATTCACACCGGGGAAAAGCCGTACAAGTGCAGAGCTTGCGAGAGAACCTTCACCGACATGTCCACCTTGCGCAGACACGTGTCG aTTCACGACCGGAATGCTCACTGGAGAAGTTTCTTAATAGATCTTACAACCAAAAAAGACCATAACTGGTCTAAAATAGAAACGTTCTCGGACGCCTGCATGGGTGAAGGCTCTGCGCCGGAAATTTGGTCGGTTGACCAAGGTAAACTTTATAAACCAGAAAGCGTTGTCCTTAACAAAGTAGAACATGTGCCATCTAGCGTTAGTCACGCAGAAGACACCGATCGCTCCCTTCTGTACTTATAA